The following is a genomic window from Adhaeribacter radiodurans.
CCTCTTGTATAATTAACTTGTATCATTCAGGAGAAGAAAAATGATTTTTATAGCTGCTACTAATGACAAGTATTAACGGAATTAAACTTCCTGTTCTGCTTTCCCTCTCCGCAAATCCTGAAAAAGCCAGTTTAATACAATCAAATAATACTAAAAAAAGTAAAAACAGTAACTAAGAATAAAGACAGCAGTTTGGCTGTGGAGCACCTGCTAGGGTTCTGGTGCTGGAAGCGTTCCGCAGCGGAGCGAGGAAAGGAAGACTAGCGAGTGAGGAAGAGCCAAACGGGGCCCGCCGGCCAGGAGGCAATCTTGAAAGTAGAAAGTTAGATAGCACCGCAGCCTAGAGACTTGGAAAGCCTCCAAAGAAAACCCTTACTAGAAAGCAAAATCTAGGAAAGCTTTTTGATACAATTTGGTATAATTTACAAGAATTCCAATAATCACTACTTATCATTTCTTCAGAATCTTCTTTTAAAAGCTGCTTTTCACTTAAATAAGTTAGAGACATTTAAATAAAGAATTTACTTGATTTACTAAATTAAAATGAACGGTACCTAAAAAGGTAAATTGTTATGTTACCATTTTAAATACCATCCATTTTGGTTGCGGTTTTAGTAAATGCTAGCCGTATAAAGTTGTGAGGCAGATGGTTACGGTTCTGGTTTCTGGAACATTAACTCTGTAAATAAAACGTAACCTATTTTATGGTTTACTTTTACCTGCGCCCACTGATTATTCCATTTGCAAATTAGTTCTACCCGGTCGGTGGTAGCAATAGTTTGAATGACGGGAGTAGTTGTACCTGCCTGCTGGTACATTTTAACGTTTTCACTGCGAACTTTTACTCCAATTAATGGAAAATTGTCGCGGGCCATTACTAAACCGAACTGCAGAAATAACACGAGTGAAAGAATTAGCTTTTTCATAATTTTATAGGTTTTAGATGGATTGACAGTAACTGGCAGCGTGCCAAAGAACTTCGGTAACAGAAGTTACAATGGGTGTGCCATTATGCTAAAAACCTGAAAAGGAACCTTAAGGAGCACTTTTTGAAAAGTGTCGGGTTACTAGCTGTTCGTTATTGAACATTTTATTTTTTGGATTGTCCATTTATAATACACACCAAAAGGCACATAACAATAACATTCAATTATTATCAGCGGAATACTAAACAAAATAAACCCAAGGACATTTATAAGTAATAGCCGTTTCGGTTTTACCCTGCTCTTCTTCCGTAAAGTAACCCATATTTATTTTGTGAAACAGATTATTCTAAATAGTAAATTGGGCAGATAAAAAAAGCGGACAGGTGAATCGGAATAGGCTAATATTAATCCGTTTTGCTAAAAATGGCGTACACATTTTAAATGGCAGTTTATTTAAATTATAGCCTAAATTTGTCTGCTAAATAAAACCGTATTGTATGCCAGATTCATTAAAGCGCCTTTCTTTGTTTCCCGAGTTTAAAAAGATTTCTGGTTCGGAATGGGCAAACAAAGTTCGTAAAGATTTAAAAGGAGAAGATCCGGAAAGTTTAACCTGGCATTCGCCGGAGGGTATAACCATACAACCATGCTACCACTCAGAAGACTTAGCTGATCAGCCATTAACCGAAGCTATTCCTGTTCAGTATCCTTTTGTCCGCGGCCATAAAACAGCGAATAATAATTGGGAAAATATTGCCGTTATTACAGTTAGTCACAATTTTTGTTCAGCCGTAGATAAAGGAGCCAAAGCAGTAGAACAAGGCGCCGATGGTTTGCATTTTATTCTTCAGGATAAAGTAATTCTTGATTTTAATTATTTACTGCAACATATAGATTACAACCGTTTTTCTATCAGTTTTACGGTAAGCCAAAAACCAACTGATTTCCTAAAAACTTTTTATAACGTCCTTCAAGAGCTACACATTTCAACTTCAGTACTACGCGGTTTTATTTATTTTAACCTATCCGAAGCCCATACTTTTTATACCCGGTCTTACTACGATGAGTTAGCTGCTTTGCTGAAGGTATACCAGGACAATACTTCTTATAAATTACTCTCGATAAATGGGGCGGGCTTTGCCTTTAAAGGCGGAACAGTAGTGCAGGAAATAGCTTATACCATTAGTGCTGCCGTTGCCTGTTTAGATGAACTTACCAATCGGGGAATTCCTGCGGAATTAGTTGCCCGTAACATGCATTTTCAATTGGCTGTTGGCACCAACTATTTTTTTGAAATGGCTAAACTACGGGCAATTCGTTTGCTTTGGGCTACCATTATAAAATCCTACGGTCTGGATTTGGAAGCAGCGGCTGCTCTCCGGGTACACAGCCAAACTTCCCGGTGGCATCAAACTACTTTCGACCCGCACATTAATTTATTACGCACCACCACCGAAGCCATGGCAGCTGTACTAGGCGGTTGCGACAGTTTAGCCGTTTGTTCTTTTGATAACACCATCCGTCCTGAAAACGAGTTTTCGGAACGGATTGCTCGTAATATCTCGCTGCTGTTAAAAGAAGAAGCGTATTTACACCAGATTATTGACCCGGCTGCCGGTTCTTATTATCTCGAAACATTAACTAGTCAACTCGCTGAGTCGGCCTGGCAAATATTTCAGGATCTCGAAAAAACAGGTGGCTTTGTGGCTAATTGGCAAAACAATTATATTAAAAACTCTTTAAATGAAGTAGCCCAGCAAAAATTTAAAAAAGTTGCTTCCGGGGAGGATATTCTGGTTGGCACGAATAAATTTATCAACCCCAAAGAAAAATTTGACTACGATCCGGAAAAGCTTATTCAAAGCAATTATTTTGATACTACCCGCGCGGCTTACTCCTTAGAAGTAATGCGGTTTGCGGTAGAACTACATTACCTGAAACGGCGGCAAAAGCCCAAAGTAGTAATAGCTTCTGTGGGCGATGCTATTCAACGGCACCTGAATGCTTCTTTTGCTAAAGAATTCTTTGGCTGCGCTGGGTTTACTACCGAGATCCAGCATTTTAATTCGGTAACAGAAGCGGCTCAAGCCTTACCTTTGGTTTCCGGAGAAGTAATTGTTTTATCGTCTTCTACTAAAGAATATCAATCTTTTGCCCAACAAATTGGCCCGGCCCTTAAAAGCCACAAAAATAAACCAGCTATTATTCTGGCGGCGAATCCTCACCACATGAAGGCCGAATTAAAAGAACAAGGTTTCGACGAATTTCTTTTTCAAGGATGCGATACCACTACAATTGTAGCTCGCATTCAGGAACACTTGCAAAAAGAACAAACTATTGATAGTTAATTAAATTCTTTCCATTACAAAGCCTGACCGTGAAGCCTGATTTTTCGAAAATTTCTTTAGATAAAACTGTTGTTAAAAATTCTACCAGCCAGCCGGAGCCAACTACC
Proteins encoded in this region:
- a CDS encoding methylmalonyl-CoA mutase family protein, translating into MPDSLKRLSLFPEFKKISGSEWANKVRKDLKGEDPESLTWHSPEGITIQPCYHSEDLADQPLTEAIPVQYPFVRGHKTANNNWENIAVITVSHNFCSAVDKGAKAVEQGADGLHFILQDKVILDFNYLLQHIDYNRFSISFTVSQKPTDFLKTFYNVLQELHISTSVLRGFIYFNLSEAHTFYTRSYYDELAALLKVYQDNTSYKLLSINGAGFAFKGGTVVQEIAYTISAAVACLDELTNRGIPAELVARNMHFQLAVGTNYFFEMAKLRAIRLLWATIIKSYGLDLEAAAALRVHSQTSRWHQTTFDPHINLLRTTTEAMAAVLGGCDSLAVCSFDNTIRPENEFSERIARNISLLLKEEAYLHQIIDPAAGSYYLETLTSQLAESAWQIFQDLEKTGGFVANWQNNYIKNSLNEVAQQKFKKVASGEDILVGTNKFINPKEKFDYDPEKLIQSNYFDTTRAAYSLEVMRFAVELHYLKRRQKPKVVIASVGDAIQRHLNASFAKEFFGCAGFTTEIQHFNSVTEAAQALPLVSGEVIVLSSSTKEYQSFAQQIGPALKSHKNKPAIILAANPHHMKAELKEQGFDEFLFQGCDTTTIVARIQEHLQKEQTIDS
- a CDS encoding SH3 domain-containing protein, translated to MKKLILSLVLFLQFGLVMARDNFPLIGVKVRSENVKMYQQAGTTTPVIQTIATTDRVELICKWNNQWAQVKVNHKIGYVLFTELMFQKPEP